A single region of the Thermotoga profunda AZM34c06 genome encodes:
- a CDS encoding clostripain-related cysteine peptidase — MKRFSRALLIVCLIILILISVGCTDLYSSNWVIKSTDQTKTVGRVGYIEIKLTTQSGVPISDTQIKIMYKEDSQWESFKDPLTGKETFVTDKNGTVTVSVFSSKEITWQFNAYVVDNPSIKTEFTVRFVKPNWLFMVWMCADNNLENYGLNDLEEMKNANANVSVITFFDGRKNPDAAYFLDEFGEQKKIYTFDQDLNSGDPDKLLEWMGSIFGEYESSYRALILWDHGSAWVGDSKSLSATYTPKAICYDDTSGSSISVAELREVLESYTGPEINLLGMDACLMGSIEVLYELKGLVDYVVASSFSVPGDGYNYSFLNQITSTDDTLDVGEKIVDAYRQYYDGNSSLESEGLSLAVYDMSKVESTTLYISLLGSRLFNIMNSSIRSTIHSFYQDLTVYYYLKDQNNVYYPVLVDLNDCAYLMELYINDSDVQNYARQIQEYLEELVVYEYVEKTGRTISNPVSIFTPKNTNIFNSYINDYSTLLFKNLKWDDFLQSWLN; from the coding sequence TTGAAAAGATTTTCAAGGGCTTTATTGATCGTCTGCCTTATTATTTTGATCTTAATCTCAGTAGGATGCACTGATCTTTATTCATCAAACTGGGTAATAAAATCAACAGACCAAACGAAAACTGTGGGACGTGTGGGTTATATAGAAATAAAATTGACCACTCAGAGTGGTGTACCTATTTCAGATACGCAGATCAAGATAATGTACAAAGAAGATAGTCAATGGGAGAGTTTCAAAGATCCATTGACTGGAAAAGAGACTTTTGTAACAGACAAAAATGGGACTGTGACAGTTTCTGTATTTTCATCAAAAGAAATAACTTGGCAGTTCAATGCCTATGTGGTTGACAATCCATCGATAAAAACAGAGTTCACCGTGAGATTTGTAAAACCAAATTGGCTGTTCATGGTCTGGATGTGCGCGGATAATAATTTAGAAAATTATGGTTTGAATGATCTTGAAGAGATGAAAAATGCCAATGCTAATGTGTCTGTCATAACCTTTTTTGACGGTAGAAAGAATCCAGATGCGGCATACTTTCTTGACGAATTCGGTGAACAGAAAAAGATTTATACATTCGATCAAGATCTTAACTCTGGAGATCCAGATAAGTTATTGGAATGGATGGGTTCCATATTCGGTGAGTATGAATCATCTTACCGCGCCTTGATCTTGTGGGACCATGGTAGTGCATGGGTTGGAGATAGTAAGAGCCTATCAGCCACATACACTCCAAAAGCTATCTGTTATGATGACACATCTGGAAGTTCAATCTCTGTAGCAGAGCTTCGAGAAGTTTTGGAATCTTACACTGGTCCTGAGATAAATCTTCTTGGTATGGATGCATGTTTGATGGGATCAATAGAAGTTTTGTATGAATTAAAAGGTCTTGTCGACTATGTAGTTGCATCAAGTTTTAGTGTGCCAGGTGATGGATACAACTACAGTTTTCTAAACCAAATAACTTCCACTGACGATACACTGGATGTCGGTGAAAAGATAGTGGATGCCTATAGGCAATATTACGATGGCAACAGTTCTTTGGAAAGTGAAGGTCTCAGCTTGGCAGTCTATGACATGAGTAAGGTTGAATCCACAACCCTTTATATAAGCCTTCTGGGATCGAGACTGTTCAACATAATGAATAGCAGTATCAGAAGCACGATTCACAGTTTCTATCAAGATCTGACTGTATATTATTATCTGAAAGATCAGAATAATGTCTACTATCCTGTTTTAGTCGATCTCAACGATTGTGCATATCTTATGGAATTGTATATCAATGATTCTGATGTTCAAAATTACGCGCGACAGATTCAAGAATATCTGGAAGAACTTGTAGTTTATGAATATGTCGAAAAAACAGGTCGTACAATCTCCAATCCCGTGAGCATCTTTACGCCGAAAAACACCAATATTTTCAACAGCTATATTAATGACTACAGCACGCTTTTGTTCAAAAACCTCAAATGGGATGATTTTTTGCAAAGTTGGTTGAATTAA
- a CDS encoding alpha-mannosidase yields MKKKQNFYRLLKNVSEILPYTILEQRSLNIWYFTNGPLEERPAGYEKNVTFPFKWDFEKAPVWFMKDLEPISHQEGQRIYLRFWFGGESLILVDGKPYGEINEYHRLLNITPLCDGKTHRVEAQVMPRGLFGKPQEPVFSEAFLLIIDEEISEILKTVEITIRTANILEEPVSKKLFDICDEFLSNVWVPRDTKTYLETVQQDIGVKGDIENIWNAPKFEEFTGIKLKKEFKEQLINRYTIFKNKLEKLKKEHPPVGTVHLVGHSHIDYAWLWPVEETKRKIARTFANAVMLSKMFPEFVFSQSSAQMYQDLKEKYPELFETVKELVKQNRWEPAGGMWVESDCNIPTVESLIRQFYYGQKFFEKEFGRKSKVCWLPDVFGFSWVLPQILKQAGIEYFVTTKLNWNDTNEFPYDLCIWRGIDGSKVLYCSFNNPNEGYNGKIDPDTIYETWKNFRQKELTDRVLLSFGYGDGGGGPTEEMLQNYRILKEFPNLPKLEIQSVERYFESLELQKNLPVWDNELYLECHRGTYTSQSRTKKLHKQAEDALYATEIISIFSKRNYSKELDELWKIVLRNEFHDILPGSAIKEVYEKTEKELSQVVNKAEEFLRETLDSVRKNDNNVISIINLSSFPKKTVFFLNKGINLHFKGKEIDFQRTHDGRYIYLLDSEIEPFTKMEFEVKDQKSKFLERDNSLSMENEYLSVQISDNGTVQIYDKEMERFAFQGEGNILKMHKNIPAYWDNWDITDGVEKTGFSLKASRIEKLESGPVREVVRVEYEAEGSKIIQDYILMKNSRRLDINTIIDWHTRRALLKAYFPVNVLTRKARFDISGGFIERSTHRNTNYEKARFEVSAHRWVDLSQTDFGVAIITDSKYGYGIKDNLVSISLIKAGIFPDFFSDEGSHEFTYSVYVHPYDDIKAVVKESEDLNKPILVNPGILEIPSQIVKITPSNFKITSFRKNEDGDLVLRLVEVLGTSGKLKIEIPWFKKDIFLSNILEEQKQKIKLPFDFQPFKIYTFLFA; encoded by the coding sequence GTGAAGAAAAAGCAAAACTTCTACAGACTTCTTAAAAACGTTTCAGAGATTCTTCCTTACACAATTTTGGAACAAAGGTCTCTTAATATCTGGTATTTCACCAACGGTCCACTTGAAGAAAGACCAGCGGGTTATGAAAAGAACGTCACCTTCCCATTTAAATGGGATTTTGAAAAGGCACCAGTTTGGTTTATGAAAGATTTAGAACCCATTTCACATCAAGAAGGTCAGAGAATTTACCTGAGATTCTGGTTTGGTGGGGAAAGTCTCATATTAGTGGATGGAAAACCTTACGGTGAAATAAACGAATACCACAGATTGCTCAATATTACACCACTCTGTGATGGAAAAACTCACCGCGTGGAAGCACAGGTAATGCCAAGAGGCCTATTCGGTAAACCACAAGAACCAGTTTTTTCGGAAGCTTTCCTACTCATTATCGATGAAGAAATCTCAGAAATATTAAAAACAGTGGAAATTACCATAAGGACAGCAAATATCTTGGAAGAACCTGTATCAAAAAAACTTTTTGATATCTGCGATGAATTTCTCTCAAACGTATGGGTACCAAGAGATACAAAAACATATCTCGAAACTGTCCAACAAGACATAGGAGTTAAAGGAGATATTGAAAACATCTGGAACGCACCAAAATTCGAAGAATTCACGGGGATAAAATTGAAAAAAGAATTCAAAGAACAACTGATTAATAGATACACAATCTTCAAAAACAAACTTGAAAAACTCAAGAAAGAGCATCCTCCTGTTGGAACAGTTCATCTTGTTGGTCATTCACATATAGATTATGCCTGGTTGTGGCCGGTAGAGGAAACAAAGCGAAAAATTGCAAGAACATTTGCAAACGCAGTTATGCTATCAAAAATGTTCCCAGAATTTGTTTTCTCTCAATCTTCCGCTCAGATGTATCAAGATTTGAAGGAAAAATATCCTGAGCTATTTGAAACTGTGAAAGAACTTGTAAAACAAAACAGATGGGAACCAGCAGGCGGTATGTGGGTAGAGTCAGATTGCAATATCCCGACCGTTGAATCTCTGATAAGACAATTCTATTACGGTCAGAAATTCTTTGAAAAAGAATTTGGAAGGAAAAGCAAAGTTTGCTGGTTACCCGATGTATTTGGCTTTTCATGGGTATTACCACAGATTCTCAAGCAAGCTGGCATAGAGTACTTTGTCACAACAAAATTGAACTGGAATGATACCAACGAATTTCCTTATGATCTTTGCATCTGGCGTGGAATAGACGGCTCCAAGGTTTTGTATTGCAGTTTCAACAATCCCAATGAAGGTTACAATGGCAAGATAGACCCAGATACAATCTATGAGACATGGAAAAATTTCAGGCAGAAAGAGCTGACAGATAGAGTCCTCCTCTCATTTGGTTATGGTGATGGCGGCGGAGGTCCGACAGAAGAGATGTTGCAAAATTATCGTATTTTAAAAGAATTTCCAAATCTCCCAAAACTCGAAATTCAAAGCGTTGAAAGATATTTTGAATCATTGGAACTTCAGAAAAATCTCCCAGTCTGGGACAACGAGCTCTATCTTGAATGCCATAGAGGAACCTATACTTCCCAATCTCGTACAAAAAAACTTCACAAACAAGCCGAAGACGCACTTTATGCAACAGAGATTATTTCAATTTTTTCTAAACGAAATTATTCCAAGGAACTCGACGAACTCTGGAAGATAGTTTTGAGAAACGAATTTCACGATATTCTCCCAGGTTCTGCTATCAAAGAAGTATATGAAAAGACCGAGAAAGAGCTCTCACAAGTGGTAAACAAGGCAGAAGAGTTTCTAAGAGAAACATTAGATTCTGTTAGAAAAAATGATAATAACGTCATATCTATCATAAACCTATCATCTTTCCCGAAAAAGACTGTTTTCTTTCTAAATAAAGGTATCAATTTACATTTTAAAGGAAAGGAAATTGATTTTCAAAGAACACACGATGGAAGATATATCTACCTTTTGGATAGTGAAATAGAGCCCTTCACGAAAATGGAGTTCGAAGTGAAAGATCAGAAATCCAAGTTCTTAGAGAGAGACAACAGTCTCTCCATGGAAAACGAATACTTAAGTGTACAGATAAGTGACAACGGTACTGTACAGATATACGACAAAGAAATGGAAAGATTCGCATTCCAAGGAGAAGGAAATATTCTGAAAATGCACAAGAACATTCCCGCTTACTGGGATAACTGGGATATCACAGATGGCGTAGAAAAGACTGGTTTTTCCTTGAAAGCCTCAAGAATAGAAAAACTTGAATCAGGTCCAGTCAGAGAAGTGGTGAGAGTAGAATACGAAGCAGAAGGTAGCAAAATCATCCAAGATTATATACTCATGAAGAACTCAAGAAGACTGGATATCAATACCATCATCGATTGGCACACGAGACGAGCGTTGCTGAAAGCCTACTTTCCCGTGAATGTTCTAACAAGAAAGGCTCGATTTGATATCTCAGGAGGTTTTATAGAAAGATCCACACACAGAAACACCAACTACGAAAAAGCACGTTTTGAAGTATCAGCACACAGATGGGTTGATCTATCCCAAACTGATTTTGGCGTTGCCATTATCACAGATTCAAAATATGGTTATGGTATCAAAGATAATCTCGTGTCAATATCCTTGATAAAGGCAGGTATATTCCCAGACTTCTTTTCCGATGAAGGTTCACACGAATTCACTTATTCTGTATACGTTCACCCTTATGATGATATCAAGGCTGTTGTAAAGGAATCAGAAGATTTAAATAAACCCATCCTCGTTAATCCTGGAATCTTAGAAATACCATCACAAATTGTGAAAATCACACCAAGTAATTTCAAAATAACCTCGTTTAGAAAAAACGAAGATGGAGATTTAGTCTTGAGATTGGTAGAAGTTCTTGGCACATCTGGTAAACTGAAAATCGAAATACCGTGGTTCAAAAAGGACATCTTTTTGAGTAACATACTCGAAGAACAAAAACAAAAAATCAAGTTACCATTTGATTTTCAACCATTTAAGATCTACACATTTTTATTCGCATGA
- a CDS encoding carbohydrate ABC transporter permease has translation MNKKFSIQALLHAIFLILITIIYMAPFFWMISTSLKPNYELYEFPPKLIPSIAEFTNYSKALQRFPFFIYFRNSLIIAGGAVLGVLISCPLVAYGLSILRWKGREIVFYAILATIMLPNAVTLIPTFLIFSRLNMVNTFWPLILPSFFGHPFYIFLIRQFFLTLPRDLFEAAKIDGASEFQTYFKIALPLIKPTLVIVGLFQFIASWNDYLGPLIYLTNEKKYPLALGLPQFLDRYGTLWNQMMAAATIAVIPTLIFFIFAQKHLLESIKFTGLKG, from the coding sequence GTGAACAAAAAATTCAGTATACAAGCACTCCTTCATGCAATATTTTTAATTCTAATCACCATAATCTATATGGCACCTTTTTTCTGGATGATTTCTACTTCTCTAAAACCAAATTACGAACTTTATGAATTTCCTCCAAAATTGATCCCATCAATTGCTGAGTTTACTAATTATTCAAAAGCTTTGCAGAGATTTCCTTTCTTTATATATTTCAGAAATAGTTTAATAATAGCAGGTGGTGCTGTTTTAGGTGTTTTGATCTCTTGTCCTCTTGTGGCATATGGCCTATCTATTTTGAGATGGAAGGGTAGGGAGATTGTCTTTTACGCAATCTTGGCAACTATCATGCTACCAAACGCTGTTACATTGATACCAACTTTTTTGATCTTCAGCAGATTGAACATGGTTAACACTTTCTGGCCTCTGATTTTGCCATCTTTTTTTGGACATCCATTTTATATCTTTCTCATTCGCCAGTTTTTTCTCACACTTCCACGCGATCTATTTGAAGCTGCTAAAATAGATGGAGCTTCAGAGTTTCAAACATATTTCAAGATAGCTCTTCCACTAATCAAACCCACCCTTGTAATAGTCGGACTTTTTCAGTTCATAGCCTCCTGGAATGACTATCTTGGACCTTTGATATATTTAACAAATGAGAAAAAATACCCCTTAGCCCTTGGATTACCACAATTTTTAGATAGATATGGTACCCTCTGGAATCAGATGATGGCAGCTGCAACCATAGCTGTTATTCCTACATTGATTTTCTTCATCTTTGCACAAAAACATCTTTTGGAAAGTATAAAATTCACAGGGTTAAAAGGTTGA
- a CDS encoding carbohydrate ABC transporter permease has protein sequence MKKHKQFFTAMFFVLPGIIGLLVFRIYPILASFFFSFTEYHITLPPKWVGLENFKELFHDPLFIKSLQNTFVYFIGLVPVGLVVGILLALLLVKDFKGVSFFRAVMYMPSVVPIYAFAVVALNFFNPYLGLVNGFLAKLGVPGPLWTADDKLVKLTIILIAQWGAGQQAMILMAAMKDIPKEFYESALIDGANKWQIFKKITLPLITPAILYYFITSSILALQFFELPQIMFGGGPNNASLSIAIYLYRHAFRYGNMGYASAMAWFIFLISLGVCILYFRTSKKWVFYS, from the coding sequence ATGAAAAAGCATAAACAATTTTTCACAGCAATGTTTTTTGTTCTACCAGGGATAATTGGCCTTTTGGTTTTCAGAATATATCCAATTCTTGCTTCTTTCTTTTTCAGCTTCACTGAATATCATATAACCTTGCCACCAAAATGGGTGGGATTGGAAAATTTCAAAGAGCTGTTTCACGACCCTCTTTTCATAAAAAGTCTTCAGAATACGTTCGTGTATTTTATTGGCTTGGTACCGGTTGGTTTAGTAGTAGGGATCTTACTCGCTCTCTTGCTTGTGAAGGATTTCAAAGGAGTGAGTTTTTTTAGAGCAGTTATGTACATGCCATCTGTCGTCCCTATCTATGCATTTGCCGTGGTTGCTTTGAATTTCTTTAATCCATATCTGGGACTTGTAAATGGTTTTCTTGCAAAACTTGGTGTACCAGGTCCCCTATGGACTGCAGATGACAAACTTGTCAAACTCACAATAATTCTTATTGCGCAGTGGGGAGCAGGTCAACAAGCAATGATACTCATGGCAGCAATGAAAGATATTCCAAAGGAATTTTATGAAAGCGCATTAATAGATGGGGCAAACAAATGGCAAATTTTCAAAAAGATAACCTTGCCATTGATAACTCCAGCTATTCTCTATTATTTCATCACTTCGTCTATATTAGCACTTCAGTTCTTCGAATTACCCCAAATTATGTTTGGAGGAGGACCAAATAATGCCAGTTTATCAATAGCAATCTATTTGTATAGACATGCCTTTAGATATGGAAATATGGGATATGCATCTGCAATGGCGTGGTTTATATTCCTGATCTCTTTAGGGGTATGTATCCTTTATTTTAGAACCTCAAAGAAATGGGTCTTTTACAGTTGA
- a CDS encoding ABC transporter substrate-binding protein, protein MKRLFVALLLSLAICLLGEVVEITFWHNMTNPVERESIAGAVAEFSKTHPNIKVNIVIVPGSETEITKLMTAVAGGTGPDVYYLDRFTVAQRAAYGVLEPLEDYLVQLGYDAIKLKGEFFNFAIEECQWNNKIWALPWDTDNRALYYNKKLFKEAGLDPDKPPVTLKELETYAEKLTKKTAGRYTQVGFIPWAFQGWHYTWGWAFGGNFYDTQSQKLIFADDPRIVKAFEWLGEWAKKYNIKELEAFVSSFGMSFSGASIGGAEPINPFLAGKLAMVVDGNWLLAQIKQLAPKDFEFGIAPIPAPEYGEKNSTWAGGWSLVIPKGAKHPKEAAEFIYYMATKGQIKYAADTQHLPTLREAVPGLLKVSPPEQKIFADLLPTAHVRPVIPVGALLWDELTNAMQAVIYGEKSATEALKTAQEKVQKELDKWLTK, encoded by the coding sequence ATGAAGCGGTTGTTTGTGGCTCTTCTTCTAAGTCTTGCAATTTGTCTTTTGGGGGAAGTAGTTGAAATCACTTTCTGGCACAATATGACCAACCCTGTAGAAAGAGAAAGTATAGCTGGAGCTGTAGCAGAGTTTAGCAAGACACATCCAAATATCAAAGTGAATATCGTTATTGTGCCAGGATCAGAAACTGAGATTACAAAACTCATGACAGCTGTTGCCGGTGGAACAGGTCCTGACGTCTACTATCTTGATCGTTTTACCGTTGCGCAAAGAGCTGCGTATGGGGTACTTGAACCATTAGAAGACTATCTTGTTCAACTTGGCTATGATGCTATTAAACTGAAAGGAGAGTTCTTCAACTTTGCAATCGAGGAATGTCAATGGAACAATAAAATATGGGCATTACCATGGGATACCGACAACAGAGCTCTGTATTACAACAAGAAACTCTTCAAAGAAGCCGGCTTGGATCCAGACAAACCTCCTGTAACACTGAAAGAATTAGAAACTTATGCCGAAAAACTCACCAAAAAAACTGCAGGAAGGTATACCCAAGTTGGTTTCATACCATGGGCATTTCAAGGATGGCATTATACATGGGGTTGGGCTTTTGGAGGAAATTTCTACGACACTCAAAGCCAGAAACTCATATTCGCTGATGATCCAAGAATTGTGAAAGCTTTCGAATGGCTTGGAGAATGGGCAAAGAAATACAATATAAAGGAATTAGAAGCCTTTGTCTCTTCATTTGGAATGAGTTTCTCAGGAGCAAGTATAGGTGGAGCTGAACCGATAAACCCATTCTTAGCCGGAAAGCTCGCAATGGTAGTTGATGGAAACTGGTTATTAGCTCAGATAAAACAATTGGCTCCGAAAGATTTCGAGTTTGGTATAGCTCCAATACCGGCTCCTGAGTATGGTGAGAAAAACAGTACTTGGGCTGGTGGATGGTCACTCGTCATACCAAAAGGAGCAAAACATCCAAAAGAAGCCGCAGAATTTATCTATTACATGGCAACTAAAGGACAGATAAAATACGCCGCTGATACTCAGCATCTTCCTACTTTGAGAGAGGCCGTTCCAGGACTTTTGAAAGTTTCTCCACCAGAACAGAAGATTTTCGCCGATCTTTTACCAACAGCTCATGTAAGACCCGTTATCCCTGTAGGAGCTTTACTTTGGGATGAACTTACGAATGCAATGCAGGCAGTTATCTATGGTGAAAAAAGTGCAACTGAAGCATTGAAAACCGCACAAGAAAAAGTGCAGAAAGAACTTGATAAATGGTTGACAAAATGA
- a CDS encoding GntR family transcriptional regulator, producing the protein MKPAYSLIMDYVKNKILSKELKPGDKVPSENELAKIFNVSRLTARKALENLEYESMVTRIQGLGTFVASAQEPLKGRRIGVLITNYQDTRASMLFGIVRTLQKFSMDVIPFNLDAFLANPFHEEKMLRELLKLGIKGLIIEPRITSLSDTLLLNLIKENFPVVFVDRMIEGFPQVPVVFSDNRNGGQLIGKHMKKHHVKNVLFVTEESFDVSSVKERFEGVRDEITETTWKMIGDFDKDFEVVTEMVKKEDIQAVFFCNDYLAIRGITYLREYGKGIPEDIAVYGFDNLRASIYVHPRLTTVHQDFQAMGELAALQLVKIFLGESFKFEERIPVSLVVRESCGCNK; encoded by the coding sequence ATGAAACCTGCTTATTCATTGATAATGGATTACGTGAAAAACAAGATACTATCGAAAGAACTAAAACCAGGAGATAAGGTCCCATCCGAGAATGAATTGGCGAAAATATTCAATGTCAGTAGATTAACCGCAAGAAAAGCTTTAGAGAATTTGGAATATGAAAGCATGGTGACCAGAATCCAAGGTTTAGGAACATTTGTAGCATCCGCTCAGGAACCTTTGAAGGGTAGAAGAATAGGAGTTTTGATAACAAATTACCAAGACACTCGTGCTTCGATGCTGTTTGGTATTGTAAGAACCCTTCAGAAATTCTCAATGGATGTTATTCCATTTAATTTAGACGCATTTCTTGCCAATCCATTTCATGAAGAAAAAATGCTAAGAGAACTTTTGAAACTCGGGATAAAGGGTTTGATAATAGAGCCACGTATAACCTCTCTTTCAGATACCTTGCTGTTGAATCTGATTAAAGAAAACTTCCCCGTTGTTTTTGTAGACAGAATGATAGAAGGATTTCCTCAAGTCCCTGTTGTCTTTTCTGACAATAGAAACGGGGGACAGTTGATAGGTAAGCACATGAAGAAGCATCATGTAAAGAATGTCCTTTTTGTCACAGAAGAATCTTTTGATGTCTCCAGTGTTAAGGAAAGATTTGAAGGAGTGAGAGATGAAATCACAGAAACTACATGGAAGATGATAGGTGATTTCGATAAAGATTTTGAAGTCGTTACTGAGATGGTCAAAAAAGAAGACATACAAGCTGTATTTTTCTGCAATGACTATCTTGCCATTCGGGGTATTACATATCTTAGAGAATATGGAAAAGGCATTCCTGAGGATATCGCTGTCTATGGTTTCGATAATCTAAGAGCAAGCATCTATGTCCATCCTCGTCTCACCACCGTTCATCAGGATTTTCAGGCAATGGGTGAATTAGCCGCGTTGCAATTAGTCAAAATTTTCTTGGGAGAATCTTTCAAATTTGAAGAGAGAATACCAGTGAGTTTGGTAGTTAGAGAATCTTGTGGTTGTAACAAGTAG
- a CDS encoding HAD family hydrolase, giving the protein MVLKNNERRKTVLKNIVFDLGRVLVSWGPYEFMLKNFPKEVADHLNAEIFEHPDWQEIDRGSISQEEFWERKLQILVEYKQYILSLKKEVPRLLKPIQENVRLLPILKDKGFRLFVLSNFGKDNFEMIYRDFEFFKIFDGIVVSAYVHSIKPEEKIYLELINKYKIVPQQSLFIDDKFENIQIAQNLGFKTLHLPKSDELSEKLFKIINRV; this is encoded by the coding sequence ATGGTTTTGAAAAACAATGAAAGGAGAAAGACCGTGCTGAAGAATATTGTATTTGATCTTGGAAGAGTTCTGGTGAGTTGGGGACCTTATGAGTTTATGTTGAAAAATTTTCCCAAAGAGGTTGCGGACCATTTGAACGCGGAGATATTTGAACATCCAGATTGGCAAGAGATAGATAGAGGAAGTATCAGTCAAGAAGAATTTTGGGAAAGAAAATTGCAAATTCTCGTTGAGTATAAGCAATATATACTTTCACTCAAAAAAGAAGTACCAAGACTGCTTAAACCTATCCAAGAGAACGTGAGGCTACTTCCCATACTTAAAGATAAAGGTTTCAGGTTGTTCGTTTTGTCGAATTTTGGTAAGGACAATTTTGAGATGATATATAGGGATTTTGAATTTTTCAAAATCTTCGATGGAATAGTTGTTTCAGCTTATGTTCATTCTATCAAACCAGAGGAGAAAATATATCTGGAATTGATCAACAAATACAAAATCGTTCCACAACAGAGTCTTTTCATAGATGACAAATTTGAAAATATCCAGATTGCCCAGAATTTGGGTTTTAAAACATTACATCTTCCAAAAAGCGATGAATTGAGTGAAAAATTATTCAAGATAATAAACAGGGTATAG